In Variovorax paradoxus, a single genomic region encodes these proteins:
- the pgeF gene encoding peptidoglycan editing factor PgeF, translating to MDARWLVPEWPAPPNVRAVCTTRDGGVSLGRYQSLNLGDHVGDEAAHVAENRGRLRAAIEARPVFLQQVHGTGVVALDDEQHVVRDGTAADACTAIATGLACTIMVADCLPVLFADEAGHRVAAAHAGWRGLAGGVLEQTARSFASGAVGKVIAWLGPCIGPKAFEVGPEVKAAFEAHAPEAAECFRPSASAGKWLADLPALARQRLRAAGIAAVHGNDGTDDWCTVANASRFFSHRRDGVSGRFAALVWKV from the coding sequence ATGGACGCACGCTGGCTCGTGCCCGAGTGGCCCGCGCCGCCGAACGTGCGGGCCGTGTGCACCACGCGCGATGGCGGCGTTTCCCTGGGGCGCTACCAGAGCCTGAACCTCGGCGACCATGTGGGCGACGAGGCGGCGCATGTCGCCGAGAACCGCGGCCGTTTGCGCGCGGCCATCGAGGCGCGCCCGGTCTTCCTGCAGCAGGTGCACGGTACCGGCGTGGTCGCCCTGGACGATGAGCAGCACGTGGTGCGCGACGGCACTGCGGCCGATGCCTGCACCGCCATCGCCACGGGGCTGGCCTGCACCATCATGGTGGCCGACTGCCTGCCCGTGCTCTTCGCCGACGAGGCGGGCCATCGTGTAGCCGCCGCTCATGCGGGATGGCGAGGTCTGGCGGGCGGCGTGCTCGAACAGACCGCACGTTCGTTCGCGTCGGGCGCGGTCGGCAAGGTCATCGCATGGCTGGGCCCCTGCATCGGCCCCAAGGCTTTCGAGGTCGGCCCCGAGGTCAAGGCCGCGTTCGAGGCGCATGCGCCCGAGGCCGCCGAGTGCTTTCGTCCCTCCGCATCCGCTGGCAAGTGGCTGGCCGACCTGCCGGCGCTCGCGCGCCAGCGCCTGAGGGCGGCCGGGATCGCGGCGGTGCATGGCAACGACGGCACCGACGACTGGTGCACCGTCGCCAACGCCTCACGGTTCTTTTCGCACCGGCGCGACGGCGTCAGCGGGCGTTTCGCCGCGCTGGTCTGGAAGGTCTGA
- the phaC gene encoding class I poly(R)-hydroxyalkanoic acid synthase, with translation MKQQATGADAFAPFQQAMTEGWTKALEAFQQSATQGAAAFNVGGTPLWQMPQMSPSKLPELPKLSIDPEKLQSIQQQYVAEATELWRRGFDAKPEGDKRFASEAWGSNPLSAFSAAVYLLNGRTMLNMAEAIDADEKTKARMRFAVEQWMAASSPSNSLAFNAEAQKKAIETQGESIAKGIQNLLNDVKQGHLSMTDESAFEVGRNVATTEGAVVFENDYFQLLEYKPLTAKVHERPFLLVPPCINKFYILDLQPENSLIRYANEQGHRVFVVSWRNPDESMDKATWDDYIENAAIKAIHTVQEISGSKQINTLGFCVGGTILSTALAVLAARGEKPAASVTLLTTFLDFSDTGILDIFVDEAMVQYREMQLGKGGLLPGGDLASTFSFLRPNDLVWNYVVGNYLKGETPPPFDLLYWNSDATNLPGPFYAWYLRNTYHENKLAKPNALTVCGEKIDLGSIDIPAYIYGSREDHIVPIGGAYASTQLLPGKKRFVMGASGHIAGVINPPAKKKRSHWIREDGKFPKTQAEWLSGAQEHPGSWWTDWAQWLKGHAGKQIAAPKAYGNGKAYKAIEPAPGRYVKARA, from the coding sequence ATGAAGCAACAAGCCACGGGGGCCGATGCGTTCGCGCCCTTCCAGCAAGCAATGACCGAGGGATGGACCAAGGCGCTGGAAGCCTTCCAGCAGTCCGCCACGCAGGGGGCCGCGGCCTTCAATGTGGGCGGCACGCCGCTGTGGCAGATGCCGCAGATGTCGCCGTCCAAGCTGCCCGAGCTGCCGAAGCTGTCCATCGACCCCGAAAAGCTCCAGTCCATCCAGCAACAGTACGTTGCAGAAGCAACCGAACTCTGGCGCCGCGGCTTCGACGCCAAGCCCGAGGGCGACAAGCGCTTCGCCAGCGAAGCCTGGGGCAGCAACCCGCTGTCGGCCTTCTCGGCGGCCGTGTACCTGCTCAACGGCCGCACCATGCTCAACATGGCCGAGGCCATCGACGCCGACGAGAAGACCAAGGCGCGCATGCGTTTCGCTGTCGAGCAATGGATGGCCGCCTCGTCGCCCAGCAATTCGCTCGCCTTCAATGCCGAAGCCCAGAAGAAGGCCATCGAGACGCAGGGCGAGAGCATCGCCAAGGGCATCCAGAACCTGCTCAACGACGTGAAGCAGGGCCACCTGAGCATGACCGACGAGAGCGCCTTCGAAGTGGGCCGCAACGTGGCCACCACCGAGGGCGCCGTGGTCTTCGAGAACGACTATTTCCAGCTGCTCGAATACAAGCCGCTCACGGCCAAGGTCCATGAGCGGCCGTTCCTGCTGGTGCCGCCGTGCATCAACAAGTTCTACATCCTCGACCTGCAGCCCGAGAACTCGCTGATCCGCTATGCGAACGAGCAGGGGCACCGCGTGTTCGTGGTGAGCTGGCGCAACCCCGACGAGTCGATGGACAAGGCCACCTGGGACGACTACATCGAGAACGCCGCCATCAAGGCGATCCACACGGTGCAGGAAATCAGCGGGAGCAAGCAGATCAACACGCTGGGCTTCTGTGTGGGCGGCACCATCCTGAGCACCGCGCTGGCGGTGCTCGCGGCGCGCGGCGAAAAGCCCGCCGCCTCGGTCACGCTGCTGACCACCTTCCTCGATTTCAGCGACACCGGCATCCTCGACATCTTCGTGGACGAGGCCATGGTGCAGTACCGCGAAATGCAGCTCGGCAAGGGCGGCCTGCTGCCCGGCGGGGACCTGGCCTCGACCTTCAGCTTCCTGCGGCCCAACGACTTGGTGTGGAACTACGTGGTCGGCAACTACCTGAAGGGCGAGACCCCGCCGCCCTTCGACCTGCTCTACTGGAACAGCGACGCCACCAACCTGCCGGGCCCGTTCTATGCCTGGTACCTGCGCAACACGTACCACGAGAACAAGCTGGCCAAGCCCAATGCGCTCACCGTGTGCGGCGAGAAGATCGACCTGGGCAGCATCGACATCCCGGCCTACATCTACGGCTCGCGCGAAGACCACATCGTGCCCATCGGCGGCGCCTATGCCTCCACGCAGCTGCTGCCGGGCAAGAAGCGCTTCGTGATGGGCGCGTCGGGCCACATCGCCGGCGTGATCAACCCGCCCGCCAAGAAAAAGCGCAGCCACTGGATTCGCGAGGACGGCAAGTTTCCCAAGACCCAGGCCGAATGGTTGAGCGGCGCGCAGGAGCACCCGGGCAGCTGGTGGACCGACTGGGCACAATGGCTCAAGGGCCACGCGGGCAAGCAGATCGCCGCGCCCAAGGCGTACGGCAACGGCAAGGCCTACAAGGCCATCGAGCCGGCGCCGGGCCGCTACGTCAAGGCCAGGGCCTGA
- the maiA gene encoding maleylacetoacetate isomerase, translating to MKLHNYFRSSSSFRVRIALNLKGLDYEYVPVHIARGEHRTGSYPALSADMLVPLLEDDGERFSQSMAIMEYLDELHPEPPLLPSDPAGRAHVRALSQSIACEIHPLNNLRVLKYLVKDLKLDEEAKNNWYRHWVRDGMLAFERQLAQQPASTYCWGNTPTMADCCLVPQIFNGRRFDCDFSGLPRTMAAFEACMELDAFQRAQPSRAPDAEA from the coding sequence ATGAAGCTGCATAACTATTTCCGCTCCTCCTCCTCGTTCCGCGTGCGCATCGCCCTCAACCTGAAGGGCCTCGACTACGAATACGTTCCCGTGCACATCGCGCGCGGCGAGCACCGCACCGGCTCCTATCCCGCCCTTTCGGCCGACATGCTGGTGCCGCTGCTCGAGGACGACGGCGAGCGCTTCTCGCAGTCGATGGCGATCATGGAATACCTCGACGAATTGCACCCCGAGCCGCCGCTGCTGCCCAGCGACCCGGCCGGCCGCGCCCATGTGCGGGCGCTGTCGCAGTCGATTGCCTGCGAGATCCACCCGCTCAACAACCTGCGCGTGCTCAAGTACCTCGTGAAGGACCTGAAGCTCGACGAAGAAGCCAAGAACAACTGGTATCGCCACTGGGTGCGCGACGGCATGCTGGCCTTCGAACGCCAGCTCGCGCAGCAACCCGCCAGCACCTACTGCTGGGGCAACACGCCCACCATGGCCGACTGCTGCCTGGTGCCGCAAATCTTCAACGGCCGTCGCTTCGACTGCGACTTCAGCGGCCTGCCGCGCACCATGGCCGCCTTCGAGGCCTGCATGGAGCTCGACGCCTTCCAGCGCGCGCAGCCCTCGCGGGCACCCGACGCGGAAGCCTGA